A single region of the Duganella sp. BuS-21 genome encodes:
- a CDS encoding efflux transporter outer membrane subunit, with the protein MSPHIAPPRYPLIALAVASALLTACSVTPTYNTPATAQPAAYKETPSDADKAAAGWTAAAPADTLERGPWWQLFSDPILNQLADTVEVNNQNVAAAVAAYAQARALVAEQRAALFPSVDLNGSATRSGGGGNTPTQSQYRANIGASWEPDVWGRLRAGAGSANANLQASGAELAAARLSAQGELATNYFSLRQTDAEKALLDATVEGYQRVLQITQNRFDAGIAAKSDLLQAQTQLANARIDQISLVRQRATLEHAIAVLLGKAAGEFTLAPAAWSIVVPDVPTGVPSTLLQRRPDIAAAERRVAAANEQIGIARSAYFPSLNLSGSFGYGAAAGGGLFNASNNLWSLGLSAAQTLFDAGATKARVSGAEAGRDQAIAAYRQTVLSAFADVENQLAATRTLAQQQDLRRSASEAADQVEVQMLNRYRAGQVSYTEVVTAQQTALSARRSLVQAQVDRQTTAIALIQSLGGGWHADVR; encoded by the coding sequence ATGAGCCCACACATAGCACCCCCCCGTTATCCACTGATCGCGCTGGCCGTGGCGTCCGCGCTGCTGACCGCGTGCTCGGTCACGCCGACCTACAACACGCCCGCCACGGCGCAGCCGGCGGCCTACAAGGAAACGCCGAGCGACGCCGACAAGGCGGCCGCCGGCTGGACCGCCGCCGCGCCGGCCGATACGCTGGAACGCGGCCCGTGGTGGCAGCTGTTTTCCGATCCCATCCTGAACCAGCTGGCCGACACGGTGGAGGTGAACAACCAGAACGTGGCCGCCGCCGTGGCCGCGTACGCGCAGGCGAGGGCGCTGGTGGCCGAGCAGCGCGCCGCGCTGTTCCCCAGCGTGGACCTGAACGGCAGCGCCACCCGCTCCGGCGGTGGCGGCAACACGCCGACGCAGAGCCAGTACCGCGCCAACATTGGCGCCAGCTGGGAGCCGGACGTGTGGGGCCGGCTGCGCGCCGGCGCCGGCAGCGCCAACGCCAACCTGCAGGCCAGCGGCGCCGAACTGGCCGCCGCGCGTCTGTCGGCGCAGGGCGAGCTGGCCACCAACTACTTCTCGCTGCGCCAGACCGATGCCGAAAAAGCGCTGCTCGACGCCACCGTGGAAGGCTACCAGCGCGTGCTGCAGATTACCCAGAACCGCTTCGACGCCGGCATCGCCGCCAAGTCCGACCTGCTGCAGGCGCAAACCCAGTTGGCCAACGCCCGCATCGACCAGATCTCGCTGGTGCGTCAGCGCGCCACGCTGGAACACGCCATCGCGGTCCTGCTGGGCAAGGCGGCCGGCGAGTTCACGCTGGCGCCGGCCGCCTGGAGCATCGTGGTGCCGGACGTGCCGACCGGCGTGCCGTCCACGCTGCTGCAGCGCCGGCCCGACATCGCCGCCGCCGAGCGCCGCGTGGCCGCCGCCAATGAGCAGATCGGCATCGCCCGCAGCGCCTATTTCCCGAGCCTGAATCTGAGCGGTTCCTTCGGCTACGGCGCCGCCGCCGGCGGCGGCTTGTTCAACGCCTCCAACAATCTGTGGTCGCTCGGCCTGTCGGCGGCGCAGACGCTGTTCGACGCCGGCGCCACCAAGGCCCGCGTCAGCGGCGCCGAGGCTGGGCGCGACCAGGCCATCGCCGCCTATCGCCAGACCGTTCTGAGCGCGTTTGCCGACGTCGAGAACCAACTGGCCGCCACCCGCACACTGGCGCAGCAGCAGGATCTGCGCCGCTCCGCCTCCGAGGCGGCCGACCAGGTCGAGGTGCAGATGCTCAACCGCTACCGTGCCGGCCAGGTCAGCTACACGGAGGTGGTGACGGCGCAGCAGACCGCGCTGAGCGCGCGCCGTTCGCTGGTGCAGGCGCAGGTCGACCGCCAGACCACGGCGATTGCGCTGATCCAGTCGCTGGGCGGCGGTTGGCACGCGGACGTGCGCTAG